CGGGGTATCGACGACAACACCGGTCACCCGGTCGCCGTCGGTTGTCAGGGCGGTGACGCGGTGCTGGTACCGGATGTCGACGCCGAGGTTTCCGGCGATGCGGGTGTAATCCTCAATCATGCCGACACCGCCGCCGACATTGCCGACGTGGAGGCCGCCCCAGAACAACCAGCCGCCGTCCGTCTGTGAGTAGGCCTGCCGGCCGTACAGCAGCTCGTATCGCATGCCGAGGCCGTGCAGCCAGCGCAGAGTGTCGTGGCTGTCGCCGACCAGCACGGCGGTGCGGTCCGGATCGTTGCGTCCGCCGCTCAGGCTGGTGATGTCCGCGACGTACTCCTCGGCGGAGTAGGGCGGCACCACGGTACGCTCGTGCCGCGGGTCGGCGTCGAGGATGTCGCGCAGGTCGTCGAGTCCGCCATGCGTAATGCGGGTCGCGCCCGCCGTGTAGTAGCTGTTGCCGCCCGCCGCATCGCGAGGCGCCTTCTCCAGCAGCACCACCCGTCGGCCCCGTTCAACGGCGGCGAGCGCCGCCGCGAAGCCGGCGTTGCCGCCTCCGACCACGATCACGTCGGCTGCACCGGCTGCACCGGCTGCACCAGCGACATCGGCGGCACCGACAGCACCAGCGGCGGCTCCGGCGGCACCGATTGCACCAGGCTCATCGGCCCGATCGGCGTTCATCGGGCCGATTCCTGCAGTCGCCCGCTCGGAAGCATTCCGCCGACGGCCAGGGTCGCCGCTGCCGCCGTGTCGATGAGTCTTTCGGCGTACTGGTGGATCGCTGCGGTGGAGATCCGGCCGGGCGGTCCCCACAGGGTGAGGGTCAAGGCGACGCTGCCGTCTGGTCCGAAGACGGGGGCAGACAGCGACCGCAGTTCGTGAGAGACCGACTCGTCGAGGTCGCCGGCGTTGTATCCGACGGTGACGCGCTTGATGGCGTCGCGCAGCGTGTCGGACGAGACCTCCGGGTCCTTGGAGTTCACCTTTGTCGAGAGTGACTCCAGGCGCTCACCGTCCGTGTGCCCGATGGCGATGCTGTAGCCGCGCTCCAGGATCCGGTCGGGTGCCTGCCGCTGGATCTCGACCTGGTGCTCCGGCACGTCGCTGCCGAGCCGGTCGAGCCAGTGCTGGCGCAGTCGGTCGTCGCCCCAGGCGGCGAAGACGCCGCCGAGGGGCGGCATGAACGGAACCCGTTGCCCCACCCTCGTGGGCGATTGCGCTGTCTTGGCGCGGCCGGCCGCGGCGGTGAGCACCAGTTCGTCGCGCACCAGGGAGATCGCGGTCACCTCGCTGTCGCAGTCGGCGGCGAGCTCCTCCATGTGCGGGCGGGCGAGATCGACGAGTCGGAGCTGGTCCACCAGGTCGGCGTCACCCGCAGCGAGCGACTGGGGCAGGAACGAACCGTATCCGCCGCGAAAGAACAGCAGCGGATTCGTGGCGCCGAGCACGTCAAGGTCGGTCACCAGTCCGATCACGATCTCGTGGTCGCCGGCATCGTGCACGGCGACGGTCTCGCAGTCCACGAACGCGACGCTCGCCTCGATGATGGGGGAGCCGCCCGCCGAGGGGCGCCAGGGGATGCCGGCGAGCTTGTCGGTCTTGCGGGTCGCCACCTGCCGGCACACCGCCTCCTGCGTATCGCTCAGAATGTTAATGCAGAACCGGCTGCCTGCAGCGCGGATGGCCGCCCACGAGCCGGAGTTCTTCTGCGGCATGAACGCCACCAGTGGCGGGTCAAGCGATACCGAACTGAAGGTT
This Salinibacterium sp. ZJ450 DNA region includes the following protein-coding sequences:
- a CDS encoding flavin reductase — encoded protein: MTTDTVAARFRQVLGQYPTGVVVVTATDADGQPLGMTVGTFSSVSLDPPLVAFMPQKNSGSWAAIRAAGSRFCINILSDTQEAVCRQVATRKTDKLAGIPWRPSAGGSPIIEASVAFVDCETVAVHDAGDHEIVIGLVTDLDVLGATNPLLFFRGGYGSFLPQSLAAGDADLVDQLRLVDLARPHMEELAADCDSEVTAISLVRDELVLTAAAGRAKTAQSPTRVGQRVPFMPPLGGVFAAWGDDRLRQHWLDRLGSDVPEHQVEIQRQAPDRILERGYSIAIGHTDGERLESLSTKVNSKDPEVSSDTLRDAIKRVTVGYNAGDLDESVSHELRSLSAPVFGPDGSVALTLTLWGPPGRISTAAIHQYAERLIDTAAAATLAVGGMLPSGRLQESAR